In a genomic window of Shouchella clausii:
- a CDS encoding sugar phosphate isomerase/epimerase family protein, with the protein MSGAPGIKRFSLNQITTEQWTLPEAIEGCARHGVGWLAVWRHKLHEYGLKEAKEHIRDAGLSLSSLCRGGMFPAASQQERLQRIEDNRRAIDEAAELGANVLVLVCGPAAGKDLVEARKHVQAGIEAIVPYAEQCGIKLGIEPLHPMYAADRSVINTLRQANDIAETIGTMQVGVIVDAFHVWWDPELDQQIERAGRHILGFHVSDWNVPITDMFKGRSLMGDGVIDLKNMRRLVEQAGYRGPIEVEIMNQSLWNLSGDEAMAKIIERFDAHV; encoded by the coding sequence ATGAGCGGTGCTCCTGGAATCAAGCGCTTCAGTCTAAACCAGATTACGACTGAACAATGGACGTTGCCAGAAGCAATTGAAGGCTGCGCCCGCCACGGTGTGGGCTGGCTGGCTGTTTGGCGCCATAAACTGCATGAGTACGGCTTAAAGGAAGCGAAAGAGCATATTCGTGATGCCGGCCTTTCCCTTTCCAGCTTATGCCGCGGTGGCATGTTTCCTGCTGCTAGCCAACAAGAGCGGCTCCAGCGGATTGAAGACAATCGGCGTGCCATAGACGAAGCTGCCGAACTTGGTGCGAACGTGCTTGTCCTTGTATGTGGACCAGCTGCGGGCAAAGATTTAGTGGAAGCAAGAAAGCATGTACAAGCAGGAATTGAGGCGATTGTTCCTTATGCAGAACAATGCGGCATTAAACTTGGAATCGAGCCTCTTCATCCGATGTACGCAGCCGACCGTTCTGTCATAAATACACTAAGGCAAGCTAATGATATAGCCGAAACGATCGGCACAATGCAAGTCGGTGTAATCGTTGATGCGTTCCACGTTTGGTGGGACCCAGAGCTAGATCAACAAATCGAACGGGCAGGCCGCCATATACTTGGGTTCCATGTTTCCGACTGGAACGTTCCTATTACAGACATGTTTAAAGGCAGGTCCCTTATGGGCGATGGTGTGATCGACTTAAAGAACATGCGCCGGTTAGTAGAACAAGCTGGTTATAGGGGTCCGATTGAAGTCGAAATTATGAACCAGTCGCTCTGGAATCTTTCCGGTGATGAAGCAATGGCGAAGATCATTGAACGGTTTGATGCACACGTCTAA